AGTTCTGTCCTATGGGCCTTCTACTGGCTCATGGGGAAGAGACAAACAGGTTCTCAGAGTACCAGGCTCTTCTGGAATTTTTTTCTGGCTCTCCCTGTCCTATACCTGCTGAAGCCCACCCTGTCTCCCGGATTTCCTGTATTGACAGGGCCGATCCTTTTCTGGACGGCCTGGGTTGGACTCTTTGAAATGGGAATAACCTTTATGTTCTGGGGACTGGCACTGGCAAAGGCCGAACATCCAGCCCGGATCAGTCACCTGGTCTACCTCTCACCCTTTCTGTCCCTGTTCTGGATTTCATTGGTATTAGGAGAGTCCATCGCCATGACCACAATTGCCGGTCTATTCATTATCGTTGTTGGGATTTTAAGCAAGGAAATCCGATTTTTAAAGAATTAAGGATTGCCAGGGAGTGCTTTTTTTATGTCTTCGGGAATCTGTGCCGGATTGTAGCCGGTTTCCCGGATGCTTCCGTCTTTTGTCTGAAGTATTGTCTTGCTGGCTCCCCTCTGTTCCGGTGTAAAGTCCAGAAGCCCAAAGCTGACTTTGGTACCGACATATATCATATCTTCAGCGAGAACAAAGCTTTCTTCCGAAGGAACCAATTCTTTTCTCATGATCTGCAGGTCCTTTGATTTTTCATGAATCTTTTTTGATATGGCTAGGACCTGAGCCTCGGCCTGATCTTTCTGACGAAAATTAAGCTCTGTTGCTTCGCGAGTCTTGCAGATTTTACTGAAATGACGAACCTGTTTATCCATATGGTCCTGATCTTCACGCAGACTCTGTATGTCTTTCAGTATTTTGAAAAAAACATCCAACTCTTCCGGCTCCACACCCACAACCACATTGGTTTTGGCTTCATAGAGACTGCCGATCTTCCGGCATTTCACCCAGCCTTTTGCAACAGTAAGGCCGCCGACAATTTCACAGCGTCCCCCTTCCATCATCAGATCTCCACCTATCTTCACCGTGCTGTTGAGAAGAGCTCCGGAAACAAAAACAGAACCTTTAGCATGTACAAAACTGCTTTCGATGAAACGGGCATATAAATCACCCTTCACATCCAGATGCCCTTCCTTATCTCCGTTGATACCCGACTGGAGGAGCAGATTCCGGCCTGTTTCCAGGTGAACCCGGCCCACACTCTTCCCTATCTGGATATCACCGGAAGCTATAATACTGAAACCGTCGGCGACATGACCCTTCACAATAACAGAGCCCTGGAAAACGAGGTTTCCCGTGTTGTAATCCACATCATTGACTGTGACGACGGGCTCCAGAATAACCGCATTCTTATCTATTCGGACATTGCCGCTTTCAAGAGCATAAATTTTATCCTCTCTGATCTCAGTCAGATCTCCCGCATTAAGGGTTTCACCTTCGCCGGCTGGGGAGGCACTGATGATCTCTCCGGTTACATCCGTACCGTCATGAGGGGCTATCGGTTCTTCCAATTCAGCCAGAAGATCCCCGGCTTCTTTATATTGGATAAAATTCAGTTCTCTGAGGTCGATCCGTCCAAAGGGCAGCTCCCGAAAGGGTTTACCCGGAGCCTTGCTGAAGTGATATTTCACTTTCCCCCCCTGTCCATGCACAGGGGCTGTTCCCAGAGCTATTTCGATCCACTCATTATAGATTCCCCTCTCGATACACTCTATAATGGCGGGTTGAAGGACCCCATGAAGAATTTTATGGTCTTCCAGAAAGTAGTGTAACTGTTCTTCCGTCACCTTCCCGCCCCCTATCTTGGGAGGCTCAATGAGGATTTCGGCTTTCATCCGGTCTTCTCTGACCCGAAGCTGCATGGAGGGGGACAGATGAGCTCCCGCAGGCCATTCCACAATCTTCTCAATGCTGCCATCGGCCCGCTCAATTATTTCATCCAGCTGCATCATCCGTACCATGGGAATACCGAGGATTTTCATCCGGTTCATCACCTCTTCGGCAAAGACCCTGTTTTCCTGTGATGTGGGGGGATAAACACGCAGGACGGCATATCCGTTGCGGTAATAGAGGCTGAATCTTTTGTCTGAATTGTTTTGAGATGACATCGTCGTATTATAATCTACTCACCGAGAGCCCGCAAGTCCCGGGGGTAGGTTCAATAAACGCAATATTTTTTATGGGACCATACCTGTGAGGTAGGGATAGCCGTTGTTGATGGTACTGCTGATGCTCCAGATGTCTTCGGAACCGTTTGTTGTTTCTCCTGTGAAATCCCAGTTTGTAAATGAACTCTGAGTGTTCATTTATGCAGTCGTCAGAGCTGTTTCACCAATCAGACTAGCTGTTACATGACCAGAAACATCCTTATCATAAAAACAATCAGAATAAGTCCCGGTGCTGGCTCCGATCAAACCTCCACAAGTTGCAACAGAAGTTGGAACATCTCCAGCAGCATAACAATTTGAAACAGATACTAAGTTGTTTCCTATGAGACCTCCTAAAATGTTGCTTCCTGATACATTCCCGGTACTATAACAATTAGATACAGATCCGCTACCACAATGGCCGATCAAACCACCGATTTCAGTACCACTACCACCATTAATTGATCCAGTAGCATAGCATTGTTCTACATCAGTATCATAATTCACACCAATCAAACCACCAGAAAACGAAATTGATCCAGATACAGCAGAAGTGGAATAACAGCTTGTAACCGTACTTCCAAAATTAGTAATACCGATAAGACCTCCGACTGTACTTGCAGTACCACCGACAGGACCACTGGATGAAGATAATGTAGTGCTGCTGCTATTTACAAACCCTGCAACACCTCCGATTTCTGCCTGGCCTGATACAGTTACAGATGAATGACAATTCAAAATAGAACCATCGATTATTTCTCCGATTATTCCTCCTACAAACTCCTGACCTGAGACAGTACCGGATACACTGCAGTTTTTAACAAGACCTCCAGCAAGAACTTTTGCGGCTATTCCGCCAACATAATCCAAACCGGAAACTTGAATACCGGTTAGATTAACGTTGGTAATCTTACCAGAAACTTCAGCAAAAAATCCTTGCCCACTGATGGAGGGATTACTTATATTGAGGTTGATGATGTTATGTAAATTACCATTGAATATACCTGTAAAATCAGAACCAAAACCTATAGGAGTCCAAACAGCTTGAGATAGATCTACATCTTCTGTAAGAATATATGATCTGCTTAAAGTTGTTGTATCCGTGTTGATGGCTATTATTTCAGATACTGTTGATATGCAATAAATATCTATTGGGGTCAGTGGCAGGTAAATAAAGATACTATCACCATTTGACTTAACTCCACTGTTGGATACTGCTTTGGCAGTAATCGTATATTCAATAAATTGTGTTAATCCGGTAATAGTATAGGATGTAGTCCCTTTACTGACATTCGTTCCGGTAGTTCCATCAGGATTCCATGTAATCTCAACATGGTCATAGGCACTATCAGCTGGTTCAATCCAGGAAAGAAAGATTTCTCCTCCGCCTGCATGTGTTATCTCAAGAGTAACATCAAAACCATAATCAGGAAGCGTTTCATCAGATGGAGGTTCTTCAGATGGAGGTTCTTCAGATGGAGTCTCTTCTTCAGGAGGATTATCATCAGTATCAATTTTGGCCTTTATCTCATCCAGATAATCCGAGTCAATCTGACAAGCCATAAAAGGGAATATCAGACAGAATGATATTATTAAAAATATAAACTTTTTCATTCCTCTTCCTCCCATAAAACAACATCTCTAAGTCCTGTTGCATCAGCAGCCCGTTGTCCTTCATCTCCCCGCAAGTCCAGATAAGCAAAACGCTGAGCCAGTTCGGAATCAATTGACTTGAGTTCCTGATAAGCCTTTTTGACTGTACCGTAATTCTCCAACTCATGATTACAGCGGGCGGACCCCAGGAGTGCTTTTTTATTCCTGCTATCAGTGGATAATACTTTTTCATACCAGATGAGAGATTTTTCAAAATTATTCTGAATGAAATATATGTTCCCTGTGTTGATAAGAGATGGGATATAAACCCGTGACCGATTGATGGAATCAAATGTTTGAATTGCTTTGTCGTACAGACCATAGCGTGCATATAGAACCGCGAGCTTATTCTGGTAAATATGTTTATTGTTGCTGTCAGCCATCTTTTCCAGTATGGCTGATTCCTGGGGATAGATTTCCTGTTCCACAAAGCGGCTGATGGTTTTGACAAACTCAGCTGTCACATCATTCCGGCTGGGCATTTCGATTCCTCCGGAACTCTCTTTAAATCCAACGGCTTGATAGTGCCGCCAGGATTCCTGTGTGGGATAAAACATGGCCTGCTCTTTGGAAATATTTTCCCGCCATTCTTTGGCTCCAATCTGCCAGGCTTCATGAAAGGTATCCTGAAACATTGTAATTTCAACAGGCACCCAGACTCTGTTTTCACTGAAGATGAATTCATCAGTGCGACTAAACTTATTGCGTACTTCTTCTTCAGAGCCTTTTAATGCAAAAGCCATATAAATATGGCCGGGGATGGTGATGATACCGGTATCCACTCCCACAGATTCAAGCATAGACGAATAGAGAGCCGTCAAGTCATCACAATCTCCTGTCGTATATCCAAGAGTCTGCCGAGGGAACTGTATAAAATCAACAATGCTTGTCTGTCCGGCAAGACTGGCATAGGGTGTGGTCGGATCAACTTCATAGCGGACACCGTAAGATTTGACAGATTCGAAGAGAATCATACCTTTCTGCAGGTTTTCATCCACTGCGGGATTCTCGAATTCCTGCATCCAGTTTGTGACCTTTTTGGAAAAACCAAGGATCTCCGGGTCTTTGGCTGTAATGAAAGAAGCAATCTTCCGATCGTCATCCCATGTAAGGGCATTCCGGTTATTGACTTCCAGTACTGGATTATATTCTTTGGATTTTTCTTTTTCTGCCATGATATAGGAGATACTTACCTTCGCGGAAGCTTTAGTTCCCTCTGTGATATCCATCATATCCTCGGTAAATAAACCATTGAGTGCAATAGTCCGTTCCTCACCAGGTCCCAATGTAAACTTTTCTGTAACCCCCATGGGATTATCCATGTATCGTTCCACATAAAACTTGATGGTTATATCCTCTGCATCCTGTTTTTCAAAATTGACGACCCTCACTGTTCCAACAGGATTGCTGTCATAGTATTTATAGAGCACAGGAAAAAGAGTGATCAGCTCCATATCCCGAAGTTCCACACCCTTCCCTTTTTCATTCATAGGATCTATTTTCTGATTACTATCTGAAGAGAAATCCCTGATAGCCCGTTCTCTCGGTTCCATATCAAAATCCAGGCGAGCATAGAGAGAGATTCCCAATCCATTATAGAGTTTATCGTAATAACCATAAGATACACCCAGGCCCATGGAAAATGGACCTGTAATATTCATTGCCCCTCCAGCAGCTCCACTATATGTCAGACTGCCGCCGTTATTCCCGGCATTATCCCATCCAAGGGAATCAAAATAATAATAGCCAGCTTGTGCATTGGCATAAATTATAAGTTTATCACCTAAAGGCATTCGGAAGACTGGTCCGGCTCTACCTGATAAAACCCAGATGGAATCCGAACTTTGGATGGGCAGGAGAAAATACTCTCCACTGATTCCCATTCCGAAATGGTTGAGAAATGCAGGGATGAAGGAAACATCAACTTCCATTCCGTATCCGAATTTGAATAAATCCGAACTAGAACCCATGGGGACTGTTCCGAAGGGAACAGCATTGAAAGATAATAAATCTTTAGACTGGCAGAACAAAGCAGTACTAATGGACATCCAAAGAACAGAACAAAAGAAAAGACGTTTCATAACCACACCTCATGAAATTCTTTTTTTGTATAACCTGTTGCTTTTTATAAATTATACTGCTGATTCTTTTATATAACAAGAATTGAAATATTGATCCCAATTATGATATTGAATAAACAAAATCCCGGGCTGTTTAACCCGGGAAATAAAATACAAAGAGCAAAAATCAGGCTGTTATTTTACGCTTTCTCAGACGCTGATACCCATAGACAAGGCTGACAATTGTAATCCCGAAAACCATGATCAGCGACTTGGGAGCCGTTGCCATACCTATCCATCCACCCACAAGTGTGGGGCGCAAAAGAGTCAGGGCTGCCAATCCCAGTAAAATGGCTTCAAACCATTTGTTTTTAGTAAAAAAGTAATTCTGTGTTAATGCTGCAAAGGCAAACATGGCGATCAGAGCGGAAGCAAAGATCCAGATTCCATAGAAGACAGAGTCCACTCCAATAAGAAGGAGTTCTGTATTAAAGATAAACATAAAGGGCAGGATAGCCGTTCTGATATCGTAGGTGAATCCCTGAATTCCCGTCTTAATGGGGTCTGATTTGGCAATGGCGGCGGCAGCAAAGGCTGCCAGTCCCACAGGAGGCGTATCATCTGCCAGGATTCCGAAGAAGAATACAAACAGGTGAGCCGCGATCAGAGGGATGACAATACCATTCTTCGCACCCAGAGTCAGGATCACAGGTGCCGTCAGTGAGGCCATAACGATGTAGTTAGCCGTGGTGGGCAGTCCCATCCCCAGAATCAGACTGGCAATGGCAGTGATAATCAGGATTAATAGAAAATTACCCCCCGAGAGGACTTCGATGACCTCCGTGATGATACCACCCAGACCGAGGGTCACCACACCGACAATGATTCCTGCAGAGGCGACAGCCACACCGATGCCCATCATGTTTTTTCCACCGGCAACCAAAGATGTAAGGATCTGCCAGGAGGCATGTTTCAGGGCGTTTTTTATAGATGCTTTCTTCTTTCTGGCACGATAAATGTTCTGAATATAAATCAGAGCGGTCAGGGCCAGGATGGCACGGAAAGCGGCCAGAGCGGGAGAATGTCTAAACGCCACCAGTTCTACAATCAGAAAAATAAGAGGAATCAGAAAATGAACTCCAGCGATAAAGGTGGACCAGAAGGGAGGAAGGTCAGCCTTGGGGACTCCTTTTAAGCCCAGCTTGGAGGCTTCCAGGTGAGTAATGTACATCAGGGCAATGTAGGAAACCACTGCCGGTATAAAGGCGGCTCTGATCACTTCAATGTATTCAATATTGCAATATTCAGCAATGATAAAAGCGGCGGCTCCCATAATGGGAGGCATGAGTTGTCCGTTCGTACTGCAGGCGACTTCTACTGCGGCTGCTTTATGGGCGGGATAGCCGACGCTCTTCATGAGGGGAATGGTAAAGGTACCGGTGGTAACAGTATTGGCAATGCTTGATCCGGAAACCATCCCGGTAAGACCGCTGGCCAGGACAGCTGCCTTAGCAGGTCCTCCCTTATATTGTCCCAGAAGGCTGAAGGCCAGATCAACAAAATATTTACCCGCACCGGCTTTGTCCAGGAGGGCGCCGAAAAGGACAAAAAGGAAGACGATCGTCGCCGATACATCCAGGGGAACTCCGTAGATCCCTTCGGTAGACAAGGTAATCTGGCCTATAAATCTCTGAATAGAGACGCCTTTAAAAGCCAGTACAGAAGGCATATAGGGTCCGAAAAAACTGTATAGAATAAAGACCGTAGCCACAATGGGAAGAGCTGGCCCCAGTGAACGTCTTGCAGCTTCGAGGAGCATAAGAACAAGAACAAATCCAAAGAATATATCCCGGTTAAGAGGAATTCCCTGACGTCCACTGATCCCGACATAATCAATGGCAATATAGAGGGCCAGTAAAGTGGCGACCAGGGCTACACTAATATCAACCGCGGTAAAGCGGTCGGTTTTGGCAAAGTAATTGAGAAAACGGCTTTTCTTAGGTTTTTTAAACACAGGATGGCTAAGAAAAACAAGACTGATGGCAAAGGCCAGGTGTATGGCTCGAACCAGTGTGCTTTCCATCAGGATAAAGGATGAGATGGCCAACTGGAAAATTGACCATGAAGCGGCTATAACAGGAATAACCCAGCGGCTGATGCCACTTTCAATATTGCGGGTTCCCCCTTCTGCTTCATCTGCAATTCTTTGAGCCTTCTCCAGATCTGCATCACTAGACTGACTTTCAAGTTCTTTTAACATTGTACAAAAGGCTCCTTAATAAAAAAAATCCCTGCCCGGAAGCAAAGATCTACCCCGATAGAAACTATCGGGGCAAAAAAACCAGAAAATATTTCACTCCGGCTTACCGGAATGAATCTGATTCTGGATATAACGATTATTTCAGACCAGCTTCTTTGAAATATTTCATAGCACCTTCATGGATGGGGGCAGAAAGACCAGTCAGCATGTTCTTTGCTGTAAGAATAGCAAAAGCAGGATGAAGACCCTTAAAAGTATCCAGGTTTTCAAAAACTTCTTTGGTGATGGCATAAACGACATCTACCGGTACATCTGAAGATGAACAAAGAGTTGCTTTCACACCAAAAGTATCCACATCTGCAGTATTTGTGGCATTGGGATACTCACTTACAGGGATAATAGAAGCCGCATAGTAGGGGTATTTTGCCAGCAGTCCGTCGATTCCTGTAATAGGAACAAAGTGGGCTTTTCTTGCACCTGATGTTGCTTCCTTAAAAGAACCGTTAGGGTGCCCTACTGTGTAGAAGTAGGCATCAATTCTACCGTCTTGCAGCATTTTAGCAGATTCAGAAGCTT
This genomic stretch from Oceanispirochaeta sp. harbors:
- a CDS encoding DUF342 domain-containing protein, producing the protein MSSQNNSDKRFSLYYRNGYAVLRVYPPTSQENRVFAEEVMNRMKILGIPMVRMMQLDEIIERADGSIEKIVEWPAGAHLSPSMQLRVREDRMKAEILIEPPKIGGGKVTEEQLHYFLEDHKILHGVLQPAIIECIERGIYNEWIEIALGTAPVHGQGGKVKYHFSKAPGKPFRELPFGRIDLRELNFIQYKEAGDLLAELEEPIAPHDGTDVTGEIISASPAGEGETLNAGDLTEIREDKIYALESGNVRIDKNAVILEPVVTVNDVDYNTGNLVFQGSVIVKGHVADGFSIIASGDIQIGKSVGRVHLETGRNLLLQSGINGDKEGHLDVKGDLYARFIESSFVHAKGSVFVSGALLNSTVKIGGDLMMEGGRCEIVGGLTVAKGWVKCRKIGSLYEAKTNVVVGVEPEELDVFFKILKDIQSLREDQDHMDKQVRHFSKICKTREATELNFRQKDQAEAQVLAISKKIHEKSKDLQIMRKELVPSEESFVLAEDMIYVGTKVSFGLLDFTPEQRGASKTILQTKDGSIRETGYNPAQIPEDIKKALPGNP
- a CDS encoding fibronectin type III domain-containing protein; protein product: MKKFIFLIISFCLIFPFMACQIDSDYLDEIKAKIDTDDNPPEEETPSEEPPSEEPPSDETLPDYGFDVTLEITHAGGGEIFLSWIEPADSAYDHVEITWNPDGTTGTNVSKGTTSYTITGLTQFIEYTITAKAVSNSGVKSNGDSIFIYLPLTPIDIYCISTVSEIIAINTDTTTLSRSYILTEDVDLSQAVWTPIGFGSDFTGIFNGNLHNIINLNISNPSISGQGFFAEVSGKITNVNLTGIQVSGLDYVGGIAAKVLAGGLVKNCSVSGTVSGQEFVGGIIGEIIDGSILNCHSSVTVSGQAEIGGVAGFVNSSSTTLSSSSGPVGGTASTVGGLIGITNFGSTVTSCYSTSAVSGSISFSGGLIGVNYDTDVEQCYATGSINGGSGTEIGGLIGHCGSGSVSNCYSTGNVSGSNILGGLIGNNLVSVSNCYAAGDVPTSVATCGGLIGASTGTYSDCFYDKDVSGHVTASLIGETALTTA
- a CDS encoding TRAP transporter permease, whose translation is MLKELESQSSDADLEKAQRIADEAEGGTRNIESGISRWVIPVIAASWSIFQLAISSFILMESTLVRAIHLAFAISLVFLSHPVFKKPKKSRFLNYFAKTDRFTAVDISVALVATLLALYIAIDYVGISGRQGIPLNRDIFFGFVLVLMLLEAARRSLGPALPIVATVFILYSFFGPYMPSVLAFKGVSIQRFIGQITLSTEGIYGVPLDVSATIVFLFVLFGALLDKAGAGKYFVDLAFSLLGQYKGGPAKAAVLASGLTGMVSGSSIANTVTTGTFTIPLMKSVGYPAHKAAAVEVACSTNGQLMPPIMGAAAFIIAEYCNIEYIEVIRAAFIPAVVSYIALMYITHLEASKLGLKGVPKADLPPFWSTFIAGVHFLIPLIFLIVELVAFRHSPALAAFRAILALTALIYIQNIYRARKKKASIKNALKHASWQILTSLVAGGKNMMGIGVAVASAGIIVGVVTLGLGGIITEVIEVLSGGNFLLILIITAIASLILGMGLPTTANYIVMASLTAPVILTLGAKNGIVIPLIAAHLFVFFFGILADDTPPVGLAAFAAAAIAKSDPIKTGIQGFTYDIRTAILPFMFIFNTELLLIGVDSVFYGIWIFASALIAMFAFAALTQNYFFTKNKWFEAILLGLAALTLLRPTLVGGWIGMATAPKSLIMVFGITIVSLVYGYQRLRKRKITA